One Hordeum vulgare subsp. vulgare chromosome 4H, MorexV3_pseudomolecules_assembly, whole genome shotgun sequence DNA window includes the following coding sequences:
- the LOC123447571 gene encoding protein PELPK1-like, translating into MRSQLALALLLFLVAASTALAHGDLDYGGGVKKPEAAVSAATAEKKPEAAVSAAAEKKSETAAGYTAGAEKKPEAVSASAEKKPEAVSANAEKKPAVSASGYAGVDKKLEGATKAAAAEKKSEVASEKKSKRKSEPSQPSTIEKKPKGNAYDKKSKGRNNASGYTGEEKKPKEKVADMPKNAGAEKKPKMPRKEEPTKPETSKPDVYTAPNKEEPKKKHEPKSPAAATPEAYVASKEEPKTPEAATADTATTTQKEEAPKEFKVMPMTPETYAKPKEEPKKEEPVTAEPKKEEPKVPVADTTDSYAAPKKTQPEAPAAVTTDSVAAPKNAQLDTPAAPNTAQPNTAVASTTDAYAAPKTAQPETPAAETTDAPKPKPYV; encoded by the coding sequence ATGAGGTCCCAGCTCGCTCTAGCGCTTCTTCTCTTCCTCGTCGCTGCCTCCACCGCGTTGGCCCATGGCGATCTTGACTATGGCGGTGGAGTGAAGAAACCCGAAGCTGCTGTCTCCGCTGCCACCGCCGAGAAGAAACCCGAAGCTGCTGTCTCCGCTGCCGCCGAGAAGAAATCCGAAACTGCCGCTGGATACACCGCCGGTGCTGAGAAGAAACCTGAAGCCGTCTCGGCCAGTGCCGAGAAGAAACCCGAAGCCGTCTCCGCCAATGCTGAGAAGAAACCGGCCGTAAGCGCCTCTGGCTATGCCGGCGTGGATAAGAAACTCGAAGGTGCCACCAAGGCTGCTGCAGCTGAGAAGAAATCCGAAGTTGCCTCTGAGAAGAAATCCAAAAGAAAGAGCGAGCCCTCCCAACCTTCTACAATCGAGAAGAAACCCAAAGGTAATGCGTACGACAAGAAGTCCAAAGGCAGGAACAACGCCTCTGGATACACCGGTGAGGAAAAGAAACCTAAAGAAAAAGTAGCAGACATGCCCAAGAATGCAGGGGctgagaagaaacccaagatgCCGAGAAAGGAAGAGCCTACCAAGCCAGAAACAAGTAAACCAGACGTCTACACAGCACCAAACAAGGAAGAGCCAAAGAAGAAGCACGAGCCCAAGTCGCCGGCGGCTGCCACACCTGAAGCTTACGTTGCATCCAAGGAAGAGCCAAAGACACCGGAAGCTGCTACAGCCGACACTGCCACCACAACACAGAAGGAAGAGGCGCCCAAGGAGTTTAAGGTCATGCCCATGACACCAGAAACCTATGCCAAGCCAAAGGAGGAGCCAAAAAAGGAGGAGCCGGTGACCGCTGAACCAAAGAAGGAGGAACCAAAGGTACCGGTAGCCGATACCACCGATAGCTATGCCGCGCCAAAGAAGACCCAACCGGAGGCACCCGCGGCTGTGACAACTGATAGTGTCGCCGCCCCGAAGAATGCTCAGCTAGACACACCAGCGGCGCCAAACACTGCACAACCAAATACAGCCGTGGCGAGCACAACTGATGCTTACGCCGCGCCAAAGACTGCACAGCCAGAGACACCGGCAGCCGAAACAACAGATGCGCCGAAACCGAAGCCATATGTGTAA